Proteins from one Catalinimonas alkaloidigena genomic window:
- the gpmI gene encoding 2,3-bisphosphoglycerate-independent phosphoglycerate mutase, with the protein MKKVLLMILDGWGIATKPEVSAIDQANTPFIDSLYGKYAHSKLNASGMAVGLPEGQMGNSEVGHMNIGAGRIVYQDLAKINKAIDEKTLKDNEILSETFAYCKTQNKPLHYIGLLSDGGVHSHINHLKGLCSFAAEAGVPAVYVHAFTDGRDTDPKSGAGYLKELQAHLAQTGGQVASVIGRYYAMDRDKRWERVKLAYDLLVHGQGKKAQDLLKAVQESYDEDVTDEFIKPIVHVTAEGAPVATIQEDDAVLCFNFRTDRGREITQVLTQQDFPEQDMHPLKLYYVTLTRYDDTFKNVKVVLEKDNLHNTLGEVLSNAGKKQIRIAETEKYPHVTFFFSGGREEEFPGESRLLCPSPKVATYDLKPEMSAEDIRDKIIPELEKKSADFICLNFANADMVGHTGVFEAAVKACETVDQCAQAVCDAALKSDYDIIVIADHGNSDYMVNDDGSPNTAHTTNLVPCILVSNDPHNALHDGVLGDLAPTILSLMDVKKPAEMTGTSLLAD; encoded by the coding sequence ATGAAGAAAGTTCTTTTGATGATCCTGGACGGCTGGGGCATCGCTACCAAGCCGGAAGTTTCGGCCATCGACCAAGCCAATACGCCTTTCATCGATAGTTTATACGGAAAGTACGCCCACAGTAAACTAAACGCCTCCGGAATGGCGGTCGGCTTGCCCGAAGGGCAGATGGGCAACTCGGAAGTAGGGCACATGAACATCGGGGCCGGACGCATCGTCTACCAGGATCTGGCGAAAATCAACAAAGCCATTGATGAGAAAACGCTGAAAGACAACGAGATCCTGAGCGAAACGTTTGCCTACTGCAAAACGCAGAACAAGCCATTACATTACATCGGCCTGTTGTCGGACGGCGGTGTCCACTCGCACATCAACCACCTGAAAGGGCTTTGCTCTTTCGCGGCCGAAGCGGGCGTTCCGGCCGTCTATGTCCACGCCTTTACCGACGGGCGCGATACCGACCCCAAAAGCGGAGCCGGATATCTGAAGGAATTACAGGCGCACCTGGCCCAGACCGGCGGTCAGGTAGCTTCGGTCATCGGGCGTTACTACGCCATGGATCGCGACAAACGCTGGGAGCGGGTAAAACTGGCGTACGATCTGCTGGTGCATGGCCAGGGTAAGAAAGCCCAGGACCTGTTAAAAGCCGTGCAGGAGTCGTACGACGAGGACGTAACGGACGAGTTCATCAAACCGATTGTGCACGTCACGGCCGAAGGCGCGCCCGTCGCGACCATTCAGGAGGACGACGCCGTGCTGTGCTTCAACTTCCGGACCGACCGCGGTCGGGAGATTACGCAGGTGTTGACGCAACAGGACTTTCCGGAGCAGGACATGCATCCGCTCAAGCTTTATTATGTGACCCTGACGCGCTACGACGATACGTTCAAGAACGTGAAAGTGGTGTTGGAAAAAGATAACCTCCACAACACCCTGGGCGAAGTGCTGAGCAACGCGGGCAAGAAGCAGATTCGGATTGCCGAAACCGAAAAGTATCCGCACGTAACGTTCTTCTTTTCGGGCGGGCGCGAGGAGGAATTTCCCGGCGAGAGCCGCCTGTTGTGTCCGTCGCCTAAAGTGGCTACTTACGACCTGAAGCCTGAAATGAGCGCGGAAGACATTCGCGACAAAATCATTCCGGAACTGGAAAAGAAGTCGGCCGATTTTATCTGCCTGAACTTCGCGAACGCCGATATGGTAGGCCACACGGGCGTTTTTGAAGCGGCTGTTAAAGCCTGCGAAACGGTAGACCAGTGTGCGCAAGCCGTTTGCGACGCGGCACTCAAGAGCGATTACGACATCATCGTTATCGCCGATCACGGCAACTCTGACTACATGGTGAACGACGACGGATCGCCCAACACGGCCCACACCACAAATCTGGTCCCGTGCATTTTGGTGAGCAACGATCCTCACAACGCTCTGCACGACGGCGTACTGGGCGATCTGGCACCGACCATTCTGTCGTTGATGGACGTGAAAAAGCCGGCCGAGATGACGGGGACTTCGCTCTTGGCCGACTAA
- the nadC gene encoding carboxylating nicotinate-nucleotide diphosphorylase produces the protein MNTTNPSLLPPYLTEAALRLFIQQALVEDVGDGDHSSLAAVPAEARQQARLLVKDAGVLAGVQLAERIFRHVDPDLELTVFLPDGAEVKAGDVALVVSGSARSILKAERLVLNCMQRMSGIATYTHQMAKLIEGTSARLLDTRKTTPGFRMLEKWAVLIGGGENHRFGLFDGIILKDNHVDYAGGVRAALEATQAYRDRHGLSIPVEIEVRNEAELTEALAVGGMDRIMLDNMTPAQMRSAVAQIGDRYETEASGGITEETIRAVAETGVDFISVGALTHSFRSLDLSLKAF, from the coding sequence GTGAATACAACCAATCCTTCGCTCTTGCCCCCCTATCTGACCGAAGCCGCGTTGCGACTGTTCATCCAACAGGCGTTGGTGGAAGACGTAGGCGACGGCGACCACTCTTCGTTGGCCGCTGTGCCCGCAGAAGCCCGGCAACAAGCCCGTCTGCTGGTGAAAGACGCCGGTGTTTTGGCGGGGGTACAATTGGCCGAACGGATTTTCCGACACGTAGACCCCGACCTGGAGCTAACGGTATTTTTGCCGGATGGCGCTGAGGTGAAGGCCGGCGACGTAGCGTTGGTTGTTTCCGGAAGCGCCCGCTCCATTCTGAAAGCAGAACGGCTGGTGCTCAATTGCATGCAGCGCATGAGCGGGATTGCTACCTACACTCACCAGATGGCAAAGCTCATCGAAGGCACGTCGGCGCGCTTGCTGGATACGCGCAAAACCACGCCCGGCTTCCGCATGCTGGAGAAATGGGCGGTGCTGATTGGCGGCGGTGAGAACCATCGGTTCGGGTTGTTCGACGGCATCATTCTGAAAGATAACCATGTTGACTATGCGGGGGGCGTGCGCGCGGCGTTGGAAGCCACCCAGGCGTATCGCGACCGCCACGGCCTGAGCATCCCCGTAGAAATTGAAGTGCGCAACGAAGCCGAGCTGACCGAAGCCCTCGCCGTTGGGGGGATGGACCGGATCATGCTCGACAACATGACGCCCGCCCAGATGCGCAGCGCTGTAGCGCAAATCGGCGATCGCTACGAAACAGAGGCTTCGGGGGGCATTACGGAAGAGACCATCCGTGCGGTGGCAGAAACGGGGGTCGATTTTATTTCGGTGGGTGCGCTGACCCATTCATTCCGAAGTCTGGACCTGAGTCTGAAGGCATTTTAA
- a CDS encoding YcxB family protein → MSKRSGAGRAMGYRPPYGMTEQNLVGVKTKKYQLETSKYIKLAFLEVLRQQWWVFLIAVGVAAVGFIFPKAAVWFIVAAVVGLILYLLFWLVQFVGVTQLDQFKVMFERFSYELNGKTILMRVNAKEGMQFSWDNIKKAEKQKDAFMLHISRAQFIYLPFSIFNSEHDLRLTEALLRRKNLLPPKPEATNETAA, encoded by the coding sequence ATGAGTAAACGATCTGGAGCGGGAAGGGCTATGGGATACCGCCCACCCTACGGCATGACTGAGCAGAACCTGGTGGGCGTCAAAACCAAGAAGTACCAGTTGGAGACGTCGAAGTACATCAAGCTGGCTTTTCTGGAGGTATTGCGGCAACAGTGGTGGGTCTTCCTGATTGCGGTAGGCGTGGCGGCCGTCGGGTTTATCTTCCCCAAAGCCGCGGTGTGGTTCATCGTAGCAGCGGTCGTCGGCCTGATTTTGTACCTGCTGTTTTGGCTGGTGCAATTCGTCGGGGTCACGCAGCTCGACCAGTTTAAGGTGATGTTCGAACGGTTCAGCTACGAACTCAACGGGAAAACCATCCTGATGCGCGTCAACGCCAAAGAAGGGATGCAGTTTAGCTGGGACAACATCAAGAAGGCAGAGAAGCAAAAAGATGCTTTCATGCTTCACATTTCGCGTGCGCAGTTTATCTACCTGCCGTTCTCCATTTTCAATTCGGAGCACGATCTGCGTCTGACCGAGGCGTTGTTGCGGCGCAAAAATCTGCTTCCGCCCAAGCCGGAGGCCACGAACGAGACCGCGGCGTAA
- a CDS encoding M16 family metallopeptidase: MMQQLDRTLAPSYHPITDLTLVQAQTHYLSNGLPVHVVHAGTQPIVSAELVFPAGNWYEPAKGVAFFLSKMLTEGTQQRSGADLMEAFSAYGSFLQVSHSQDHFYVHVYSLRRYLRPVLALLCEVITEASLPADELENIRKIQLQNLQVNRQKTSFMAGRAYRNLIFGDAHPYGGGAQEEDLAAITQPQLQAYYEERIQSLAGADLILSGDCDATVLAEVEATLGQLTRQPLRDSPAIPPVPPAAKRHETIAFPASLQSTVRMGQHLFTKDHPDLFRFKVLNEVFGGYFGSRLMKNIREEKGFTYGIYSGYSAFLHAGLWVIGADVKKEATLQTLEEIYHEMDVLRQELIPENELTTVRNYMLGSLAGSITTPFALADKFKSIYYHNLGYDYYDRFVDTIRTVTAEELRETARLYFDPEKLVEAIAGGRE; encoded by the coding sequence ATGATGCAGCAACTCGACCGAACGTTAGCCCCCTCCTACCATCCGATTACCGACCTGACGCTGGTACAAGCGCAAACGCACTACCTGAGCAACGGCCTGCCTGTCCACGTCGTTCATGCCGGCACGCAGCCCATTGTTAGCGCCGAACTGGTGTTTCCGGCCGGAAACTGGTACGAACCCGCCAAAGGGGTCGCCTTTTTTCTCAGCAAAATGCTGACCGAAGGAACGCAACAGCGGTCCGGTGCCGATCTGATGGAGGCCTTTTCGGCCTATGGTTCGTTCTTGCAGGTGAGCCATTCGCAGGATCATTTCTACGTCCACGTCTATTCGTTGCGACGCTACCTGCGCCCCGTGCTGGCGCTGCTGTGCGAAGTGATTACGGAAGCCAGCCTCCCGGCCGACGAACTCGAAAACATTCGAAAAATTCAGCTCCAGAACCTGCAGGTCAATCGCCAGAAGACGTCGTTTATGGCGGGGCGCGCGTACCGAAACCTGATTTTTGGCGACGCACATCCGTACGGCGGAGGCGCTCAGGAAGAAGACCTCGCCGCGATTACACAACCTCAGTTGCAGGCGTATTACGAGGAGCGTATACAATCCCTGGCGGGTGCCGACCTGATCTTATCTGGCGATTGCGATGCCACCGTATTGGCTGAAGTGGAAGCGACCCTTGGCCAGCTGACGCGGCAGCCGCTCCGCGACTCGCCTGCCATTCCGCCCGTACCGCCGGCGGCGAAACGACACGAAACCATCGCCTTTCCGGCCAGCCTCCAGTCGACTGTGCGCATGGGGCAGCATTTGTTCACCAAAGATCATCCGGACCTGTTCCGTTTCAAGGTGCTGAACGAAGTATTTGGCGGTTACTTCGGGTCGCGCCTGATGAAAAATATTCGGGAAGAGAAAGGATTCACTTACGGGATCTACTCGGGCTATTCGGCTTTTCTGCACGCCGGGTTGTGGGTCATCGGCGCTGACGTGAAGAAAGAAGCCACCCTGCAAACCCTGGAGGAAATTTATCACGAGATGGACGTACTGCGGCAGGAGCTTATTCCCGAGAACGAATTAACCACCGTCCGGAACTACATGCTGGGCAGCCTGGCGGGTAGCATCACCACGCCCTTTGCCCTGGCCGACAAGTTTAAATCCATTTATTACCACAACCTGGGCTACGATTATTACGATCGCTTTGTCGACACCATTCGGACAGTAACGGCCGAAGAGCTGCGCGAAACGGCCCGGCTGTATTTCGATCCGGAAAAACTGGTAGAAGCCATCGCGGGTGGACGCGAATAA
- the porV gene encoding type IX secretion system outer membrane channel protein PorV, translated as MIRKISRGFLWVVLSGMSVGAFAQNVSGQEYDGLRTITTAMPFLTISPDARAGALGDAGVATSPDANSIYWNPAKAAFLDKKFGGSVSYTPWLRNLGGINDVFLSYLSGYYKLNPQSALQMSLNYFNLGNIQFTDATGAEGLNFVPNEFAISTAYSQQLSERLSVGVGIKFLHSNLSGGQAVTAPNGSQSTKAANGAAADLAVYYRNQDLSIGGTPVELALGAAITNLGPKVTYTTQDEASFLPTNLRLGTSVTFDLDPYNKLSLIFDANKLMVPSPPIYGDDDSTIVAGKNPDRSFFSGFFGSFADAPDGFSEELKEFTLSGGVEYWYNNLFSVRGGYFHENDMKGGRQYFTTGAGLRYQLFGLDFAYLIPLQQNHPLGETLRFTLHLDLASGANSASN; from the coding sequence ATGATTCGTAAGATTTCACGCGGATTTTTATGGGTAGTGCTGAGCGGTATGAGCGTCGGTGCCTTTGCCCAAAACGTTAGTGGTCAGGAGTATGACGGGCTGCGCACCATTACCACAGCGATGCCGTTTCTGACCATCTCGCCCGATGCCCGGGCCGGTGCCCTGGGCGACGCCGGCGTGGCGACTTCGCCCGACGCCAACTCCATCTACTGGAACCCTGCCAAAGCGGCTTTTCTGGATAAAAAATTCGGTGGTTCTGTTTCGTACACGCCCTGGTTGCGGAACCTGGGTGGCATCAACGACGTCTTTCTGTCTTATCTGTCGGGGTATTACAAACTCAATCCCCAGAGCGCACTTCAAATGTCGCTGAACTACTTCAACCTGGGCAACATTCAGTTCACCGACGCTACCGGCGCCGAAGGTCTGAATTTTGTGCCGAACGAGTTTGCCATTTCGACCGCGTATTCGCAACAACTGAGCGAGCGCCTGAGCGTCGGGGTGGGCATCAAATTCCTGCACTCTAACCTGTCGGGTGGCCAGGCCGTCACCGCCCCGAACGGCTCGCAAAGCACCAAAGCGGCGAACGGAGCCGCAGCCGACCTCGCGGTGTATTACCGCAACCAGGACCTTTCGATTGGCGGTACACCGGTTGAACTGGCACTGGGAGCGGCCATCACCAACTTGGGCCCGAAGGTCACCTATACCACGCAGGACGAAGCCAGTTTTCTGCCGACCAACCTGCGGTTAGGCACGTCTGTGACGTTCGACCTGGACCCTTACAACAAACTCAGCCTGATTTTCGACGCCAACAAGCTGATGGTTCCGTCACCGCCCATTTACGGGGATGATGATTCGACGATCGTAGCCGGTAAAAACCCGGATCGTAGCTTCTTCAGCGGTTTCTTTGGTTCCTTCGCCGATGCGCCCGATGGCTTCTCGGAAGAATTGAAAGAGTTTACGCTGAGCGGCGGTGTCGAATACTGGTACAACAATCTTTTCTCCGTACGGGGAGGTTATTTCCATGAGAACGACATGAAAGGCGGCCGCCAGTACTTTACCACGGGGGCGGGTCTGCGCTACCAGTTGTTCGGGCTGGATTTTGCGTACCTGATTCCGCTTCAGCAAAACCACCCGCTGGGCGAAACCCTACGGTTTACGCTGCACCTGGACCTGGCGTCGGGTGCTAACTCGGCCAGCAACTAA
- the porU gene encoding type IX secretion system sortase PorU, with translation MTLVCRIRFLLAVAWLSAGSLMAQPGTEATRARVRLSWETPRTLPNQPAKRLTFAEASYPDEQTGLPAHTLFLEDAVAEFQFVEATYEPLTTEEQSLLQGALLPTHPAVDLTPVVYKKRPATYVSFVPLRRNPQTGAAEKLVSFAYAYRSDPTQGRTVSAPARTQSFATSSVLASGKWYKIGVTESGIYRIDRSLLQQMGFDPGVAPAQLALYGQGGGMLPESLTEAYYDDLPENAISVHTRSDGSFDYLLFYGEGPHTWQYEPGNGRFQHTINIYSDTTYYFLTVKENQPGLRIADAGATLSGTEVTTFDEHFFYEIEQNKLTLELPSGREWYGDVFTSTSLERQLSFSTEGLVEGTTSTLEVRAVSTRRGTGSSLLRVTANNQTLGTLSFLGLTGQYDQLRKAGAVYTPTLSGDNLSLRLRYDYSGAPAAVAYLDYIALNYTRRLALYGNTTLFRAARSRDEALTYRFDNLPDGADIWNITDPIRPTRQRYERNGSTARFGAASTGVVQEYIAFQGTGTAPYLIGNVLNQNLHALTPPHLLILTVPALMAEAERLAYFRQQNDGLSTAVISVQQVYNEFSSGAQDLAALRNFAKMLYDRDANTFRYLLLFGSCSYDYKNRVADNTNLVPIFESEVRSSVISELNSFSSDDFVTFLDEADRIDLWVQEGRSAAVTGDIGVGRLPVTNATEAKAIVDKLIHYETDQTTLGNWRNRVILLSDDGDNNLHIDHADAMGQLIQANDSTYNLEKVYLDAYTQVNTAQGERSPDARQALSNAIQKGAFLFNYSGHGNESALMDERLLESAQIEEFTNYDQLAFFVTATCDFGRYDDPAERSGGERIILSQGAGIGVFTATRLVYTNTNRAINTRFYQSVFERTDGAWPRLGDVVRMTKNRDAHQPNNRNYGMLGDPSMKLAYPVDQAVITQFNGQPIGTGDTLKALERVSLAGEIRAYGSSAVKEDFNGTILVTVFDKPTKLQTRGSANAPYTYTVQKNIIYNGSATVKNGRFSLAFVVPKDIDYQYGQGKIALYARQDASMQDANGSTQRMLIGGLGENVANDNLPPDIALFMNDTTFVFGGTTSPNATLIAQLVDENGINLSSSGIGHDITATLDNNTEDTYILNDYYVTEPDDYQRGTVTYQFKELPLGRHQLTLKAWDTHNNSGLATLEFVVADNAGLALKNVLNYPNPFTTHTTFHFDHNQPGQHLEVRVQIFTVAGKLVKSLLLDAPNSPSHIGTTGHEIVWDGRDEWGDRIGRGVYIYKVDVRSSEGSKAHQYEKLVILN, from the coding sequence ATGACGCTTGTCTGCCGGATACGGTTTTTACTGGCAGTTGCCTGGCTCAGCGCAGGTTCCCTGATGGCCCAACCGGGTACAGAGGCTACCCGGGCGCGTGTGCGCCTGTCGTGGGAAACACCCAGGACACTGCCCAACCAGCCCGCTAAGCGCCTGACATTTGCCGAAGCGTCTTACCCGGACGAACAGACGGGGCTTCCCGCCCACACGTTGTTTCTGGAAGACGCCGTTGCGGAGTTTCAGTTCGTGGAGGCGACCTACGAGCCTTTGACCACCGAAGAGCAGTCACTGTTGCAAGGTGCGCTGCTGCCGACCCACCCCGCGGTCGATCTGACGCCAGTCGTGTATAAAAAACGTCCGGCCACTTACGTGTCGTTTGTGCCGCTGCGCCGGAATCCGCAAACGGGCGCGGCCGAAAAGTTAGTTTCGTTCGCCTACGCGTACCGCTCCGATCCAACCCAAGGGCGCACTGTTTCTGCCCCCGCACGGACGCAAAGCTTCGCCACCAGTTCGGTGCTGGCCAGCGGCAAGTGGTACAAAATCGGCGTCACGGAGAGCGGGATCTACCGGATCGACCGGTCGCTGTTGCAGCAAATGGGGTTCGATCCTGGTGTAGCGCCCGCACAACTCGCCCTCTACGGGCAAGGCGGAGGCATGCTGCCCGAATCGCTGACGGAAGCGTATTACGACGACCTTCCCGAAAACGCCATCTCGGTGCACACGCGCTCCGACGGTTCGTTCGATTACCTTCTTTTTTATGGAGAAGGACCGCACACGTGGCAGTACGAGCCGGGAAACGGGCGCTTCCAGCACACGATCAACATCTATTCCGACACGACGTATTACTTCCTGACGGTCAAAGAAAACCAGCCCGGCCTGCGCATCGCCGACGCAGGCGCGACGCTTTCGGGCACGGAAGTCACCACGTTCGACGAGCATTTTTTTTACGAAATAGAGCAAAATAAGCTGACGCTGGAACTGCCCTCGGGGCGCGAGTGGTACGGCGATGTGTTCACCTCCACGTCCCTGGAACGGCAACTTTCGTTTTCGACGGAAGGGTTGGTGGAAGGCACGACCAGCACGCTGGAAGTCCGGGCGGTCAGCACACGTCGCGGCACGGGCAGTTCGTTGCTGCGCGTGACGGCCAACAACCAGACCCTCGGCACCTTATCGTTCCTCGGCCTGACCGGCCAGTACGATCAGTTGCGCAAAGCCGGTGCCGTCTATACGCCAACGCTAAGTGGCGATAACCTGTCGCTCCGCTTGCGGTACGACTACAGCGGTGCTCCGGCAGCCGTGGCCTACCTCGACTACATAGCCCTCAACTACACCCGACGCCTGGCCTTGTATGGTAACACGACGCTGTTCCGGGCGGCCCGTAGTCGCGACGAAGCGCTGACCTACCGCTTCGACAACCTGCCGGACGGCGCTGACATCTGGAACATTACCGACCCGATCCGCCCCACTCGCCAGCGCTACGAGCGTAACGGCAGCACAGCGCGTTTCGGCGCGGCCTCTACCGGCGTCGTTCAGGAGTACATAGCCTTTCAAGGGACAGGCACCGCGCCGTACCTGATCGGCAACGTACTGAATCAGAATCTACACGCCTTAACTCCTCCCCACTTGCTGATCCTCACGGTTCCGGCCCTGATGGCAGAAGCCGAGCGGCTGGCCTATTTCCGGCAACAAAACGACGGTTTGTCTACGGCGGTAATCTCTGTACAACAGGTCTATAACGAGTTTTCGTCTGGAGCCCAGGACCTGGCCGCCCTGCGCAACTTTGCGAAAATGCTGTACGACCGCGATGCCAACACGTTTCGCTACCTGCTGCTGTTCGGTAGCTGTTCGTACGATTACAAGAATCGCGTCGCCGACAACACCAATCTGGTCCCGATTTTCGAAAGCGAAGTACGCTCATCGGTCATCAGTGAGCTGAACAGTTTTTCGTCCGACGATTTTGTGACGTTTCTGGATGAGGCCGACCGCATTGACCTCTGGGTGCAGGAAGGCCGCTCGGCAGCCGTTACCGGCGACATCGGGGTGGGTCGGTTGCCGGTAACGAACGCAACCGAAGCGAAAGCCATCGTCGACAAACTGATCCATTACGAAACCGATCAGACCACGCTGGGCAACTGGCGCAACCGGGTGATTCTGCTGTCCGACGATGGCGACAATAACCTGCACATCGACCACGCCGACGCCATGGGGCAGTTGATTCAAGCCAACGATTCTACCTACAACCTAGAAAAGGTTTACCTCGACGCCTATACGCAGGTCAACACTGCGCAGGGCGAACGCTCGCCGGATGCGCGGCAGGCCCTGAGCAACGCCATCCAGAAAGGGGCGTTTCTGTTCAACTACAGCGGCCACGGCAACGAAAGTGCGTTGATGGACGAGCGGCTATTGGAAAGCGCGCAGATTGAAGAGTTTACCAACTACGACCAGTTGGCCTTTTTTGTCACGGCGACGTGCGACTTCGGGCGGTACGACGACCCGGCCGAACGCAGCGGCGGCGAGCGGATCATTCTAAGCCAGGGGGCCGGCATTGGTGTGTTTACCGCGACGCGACTCGTTTATACCAATACGAACCGCGCCATCAACACCCGGTTCTACCAGAGCGTGTTCGAACGCACCGACGGCGCGTGGCCCCGGCTGGGTGATGTGGTACGCATGACCAAAAACCGTGATGCGCATCAGCCCAACAACCGAAATTATGGCATGTTAGGCGATCCGTCTATGAAACTGGCCTACCCCGTCGATCAGGCCGTCATTACGCAGTTCAACGGGCAGCCCATCGGCACGGGCGATACGCTGAAGGCGCTGGAACGGGTATCGCTGGCCGGCGAAATTCGGGCCTACGGCAGCAGTGCCGTCAAAGAAGATTTCAACGGGACGATTCTGGTCACCGTTTTCGACAAGCCCACCAAGCTACAGACCCGTGGCTCCGCCAACGCTCCCTACACGTATACGGTACAAAAAAACATCATCTACAACGGCTCCGCCACCGTGAAAAACGGCCGGTTCAGTCTCGCATTTGTGGTGCCCAAAGACATTGATTACCAGTACGGTCAGGGAAAAATAGCCCTGTATGCACGGCAAGATGCTTCCATGCAAGACGCCAACGGCAGCACCCAACGCATGCTGATCGGCGGATTGGGCGAAAATGTCGCGAACGACAACCTGCCTCCCGACATCGCGCTGTTTATGAACGACACGACGTTCGTGTTCGGAGGCACCACGTCGCCCAACGCTACGCTGATCGCCCAACTGGTCGACGAAAACGGCATCAACCTTTCGTCGTCGGGCATTGGGCATGATATCACCGCTACCCTCGACAACAATACGGAAGATACCTACATCCTAAACGATTATTACGTCACGGAACCCGATGACTATCAGCGCGGAACGGTAACATACCAATTTAAAGAGCTACCTTTGGGCCGCCATCAGCTTACGCTAAAAGCCTGGGATACGCACAATAATTCGGGGCTGGCAACGCTTGAGTTTGTAGTGGCAGACAACGCCGGACTGGCGTTGAAAAACGTATTGAATTATCCGAACCCTTTTACCACGCACACAACGTTCCATTTCGACCATAACCAACCAGGACAACACCTAGAAGTGAGGGTTCAGATTTTTACCGTTGCGGGTAAGTTGGTGAAATCCCTCTTGCTAGACGCGCCCAACAGCCCCAGCCACATTGGTACCACCGGTCACGAGATTGTGTGGGACGGGCGCGACGAGTGGGGAGATCGCATCGGGCGCGGCGTTTACATTTACAAAGTGGATGTCCGGTCTTCGGAAGGCTCCAAAGCACATCAGTACGAGAAATTGGTCATTTTGAACTAG
- the purS gene encoding phosphoribosylformylglycinamidine synthase subunit PurS produces the protein MKFTAEINVMPRREILDPQGKAVRLGLHNLGIDSIEQVRIGKHMTLHLEAANSEEARQKVEEACQRLLANAIMENYTFEILEGES, from the coding sequence ATGAAATTTACCGCTGAAATCAACGTCATGCCCCGTCGCGAAATTCTGGACCCGCAGGGCAAAGCCGTGCGCCTGGGACTGCACAACCTCGGCATCGACAGCATTGAACAAGTCCGCATTGGCAAACACATGACGCTGCACCTGGAAGCCGCCAACTCAGAGGAGGCCCGCCAGAAGGTGGAAGAAGCCTGCCAGCGCCTGCTTGCCAACGCCATTATGGAAAATTACACGTTCGAAATTCTGGAAGGAGAATCCTAG
- the pssA gene encoding CDP-diacylglycerol--serine O-phosphatidyltransferase, translated as MTIRRHIPNLLTCGNLLCGCFGVLETYRHHLNVAAVLMAVAALLDFADGFVARALHAHSPIGKELDSLADMVTFGVLPGAILFMLLEQAGAGPLFTLGSLVVEGAHIAFLIPIFSALRLAKFNIDTRQSDQFIGVPTPANALFFASFPLILTGRADTLVGAWLQNPWLLGALAVVMSLMLVAPLPLFALKFKSFRLADNRLRYLFILLSLVLLFALSYVAVPLIVLLYIALSVLKLLFTS; from the coding sequence GTGACCATCCGCCGCCATATACCGAATCTGCTTACCTGCGGCAATTTGCTGTGCGGGTGCTTTGGAGTGCTGGAAACTTACCGCCATCACCTGAACGTTGCGGCCGTGCTGATGGCCGTGGCCGCGCTACTCGATTTTGCCGACGGCTTTGTGGCGCGGGCGCTGCACGCGCATTCGCCCATCGGGAAAGAACTCGACTCGCTGGCCGACATGGTGACGTTCGGCGTATTGCCGGGGGCCATTCTGTTTATGCTGCTGGAACAAGCCGGAGCCGGACCCCTGTTTACGCTCGGCAGCTTGGTGGTGGAAGGAGCCCACATTGCCTTTCTGATTCCGATCTTTTCGGCGCTGCGGCTGGCCAAGTTCAACATCGACACGCGCCAGAGCGATCAGTTCATCGGGGTGCCTACCCCGGCCAACGCCCTGTTTTTCGCTTCGTTTCCGTTGATTCTGACCGGCCGGGCCGACACACTCGTGGGCGCATGGTTGCAGAATCCGTGGCTTCTCGGCGCACTGGCAGTGGTCATGTCGCTGATGCTGGTGGCGCCGCTGCCGCTGTTCGCCCTGAAATTCAAAAGCTTCCGGTTGGCCGACAACCGGCTGCGTTATCTGTTTATTTTACTATCGCTGGTGCTGCTGTTTGCGCTTTCGTACGTGGCCGTACCGCTGATCGTTCTCCTGTACATTGCACTATCCGTTCTGAAACTCCTGTTTACCTCATGA